A single Ignavibacteriales bacterium DNA region contains:
- the secF gene encoding protein translocase subunit SecF, whose product MQIFHNLNVDWMGKRKFFYILSTIIFIVGFINIVFRGLVFGIDFRGGTELEIGFNKPVNISEARGVLNSIGLGALEVKTFGSETGMLVRTDMQTIPAEIFPKLESNIEAAIKTSMPDSVFSISDKSENSVIYNFSSPEAANLAAEKLFVAGYQSGKVSEEMDNTQVIVRVGIADWIKENLRKNFSGYTFEILRSEVVGPKIGNELKRDAVIAIVVSLIGILIYLGFRFKFVFALGSVVALFHDVLITLGIFSLFYGLIPGLNLEISLTVVAAFLLLIGYSINDTVIVFDRVRENLKLHKTEDLEKLLNESINKTMSRTILTGGTTLLTTIILMIFGGEVLRGFAFTMSFGIIVGTYSSIFVATALVLEYTKKFNKKVSF is encoded by the coding sequence ATGCAGATATTTCATAATCTAAATGTTGACTGGATGGGAAAAAGAAAATTTTTCTACATCCTCTCAACAATAATTTTCATTGTTGGTTTTATCAACATTGTTTTCAGAGGACTGGTCTTCGGAATTGATTTCCGGGGCGGAACTGAACTTGAAATCGGTTTTAACAAACCGGTAAATATTTCAGAGGCAAGAGGAGTACTTAACAGTATTGGCCTTGGTGCCCTGGAAGTAAAAACTTTCGGCAGTGAAACCGGTATGCTTGTCAGAACTGATATGCAGACGATCCCTGCTGAAATTTTCCCGAAACTGGAATCCAATATCGAAGCAGCTATTAAGACCAGTATGCCTGATTCTGTCTTCTCTATAAGTGATAAATCAGAGAATTCAGTTATCTATAACTTCAGCTCTCCTGAAGCAGCAAATCTGGCTGCGGAGAAGCTTTTTGTCGCAGGTTATCAGAGCGGCAAAGTTTCAGAAGAAATGGATAATACTCAGGTTATAGTAAGAGTCGGCATTGCTGACTGGATAAAAGAAAATCTCCGGAAGAATTTCAGCGGTTACACGTTTGAAATTCTCAGATCAGAAGTGGTCGGACCGAAAATCGGTAATGAACTCAAACGTGATGCAGTCATCGCAATAGTGGTTTCACTTATTGGTATTCTGATCTATCTTGGCTTCAGATTTAAGTTCGTTTTCGCGCTCGGATCTGTTGTAGCTTTGTTTCATGACGTTCTGATCACACTGGGTATTTTCTCTCTTTTTTACGGTCTGATTCCCGGATTGAACCTTGAGATCAGTCTTACCGTTGTTGCAGCGTTCCTTCTTCTTATCGGTTATTCCATTAACGATACCGTTATCGTGTTTGACCGTGTGAGAGAAAACCTCAAACTTCACAAGACGGAAGATCTTGAAAAACTGCTCAATGAGAGTATCAATAAAACCATGTCAAGAACAATACTCACCGGCGGTACCACGCTGCTGACTACGATAATACTCATGATCTTCGGCGGTGAAGTACTCAGAGGATTTGCTTTCACCATGTCATTTGGAATTATCGTTGGAACATACAGTTCAATCTTTGTTGCAACTGCTCTGGTTCTCGAATACACAAAAAAATTCAACAAGAAGGTTAGCTTCTAA